The genomic region TGATCGGCGCGGCAGCGATCAACGGCACGGGCAACGCGCTGGCCAACGTGCTCACGGGAAATGCCGCCGCCAACGTGCTGGCGGGAGGCGCCGGAGACGACACCTACGTCGTCGACAGCGCGGCGGATACCGTCGTCGAGAGCGCCGGTGCAGGCGTCGATCTGGTGCAGACTTCGATCGACTACACCCTCGGCGCGAACCTCGAGAATGTGACGATCGCCGGAACCGGCGCCGTCAATGTCCGCGGCAATGGGCTCGCGAACATGTTGCGCGGTAACGCCGCGGCGAACACGCTCGACGGCGGCGCCGGTGCGGACGCGATGCTCGGCGCCGGGGGCGACGATCTCTACGTCGTCGACAACGTGGCCGACGTCGTCACTGAAAATCCCGACGCGGGCGCGGACACGGTGCGCACGAGCGTGTCTTACGCGCTCGCGGCCAATGTCGAGAACCTGACGCTGCTCGATGGCGCCGTCACCGGAGCGGGGAACGGCCTGAACAATACGATCGTCGGCAACAGCGCCGCCAACACCCTCGAGGGGCGGGCGGGCGACGATACGTACGTCATCGACAGCGCTGCCGATCTCGTCGTCGAGAATCCGAACGAAGGCGTGGACACGGTGCGCACGGGCGTGACCTACACGCTGGCACCGAACGTGGAGAAGCTGGTGCTCACCGGTTCGATGGCTGCCGACGGCACGGGTAACGCGCTGAACAACGTGCTTGCCGGCAACGCGGCGGCGAACAGGCTCGCCGGCGACAGGGGCGACGATACGTACCTCGTCTACGACACGGCGGATACGCTCGTCGAGCGCGCCGGCGAGGGCGTCGACACGGTCGAGAGCACAGTGACCTACACGCTCGGCGCGAACGTCGAGAATCTCACTCTCGCCGGCGCCGGCGCGATCGACGGAACCGGCAACGAGCTCGACAACGTGATTGCGGGAAACGCAGCGGTCAACCGTCTCACCGGCAGCGCGGGCAACGATATGCTCGACGGCGCGGCGGGTGCGGATTCGATGCTCGGCGGAACCGGCAACGATATCTACGTCGTCGACAATGCAGCGGACTCCGTCGTCGAAAAACCCGGCGAAGGAACCGATACGGTGCGCAGCTCGATCGGTTATACGCTCGGCGCCGACGTCGAGAACCTGGTGCTGACGGGCGCCGCCGCGATCAACGGCCTCGGAAACGGGCTCGCTAACGCGATCACCGGAAACGCAGCGGCGAACGTTCTCAACGGGGCGGCGGGCGACGATACGCTCGACGGCGGCGCGGGCGCCGACACGCTGACCGGTGCTGCCGGCAACGATCTCTATGTCGTCGACAATGCCGGCGATACGGTCGTCGAGAACCCGAACGACGGCGTCGACACCGTGCGCGCCTCGATCACGCTCACACTCGCCGCCAACGTCGAGAACCTCGCATTGACCGGAACGGCGGCGATCGACGGCAAGGGCAACGACCTTAACAACGACATCGGCGGTAACGACGCGAACAACACGCTCGACGGCGGCCGGGGCACGGATACATTGCGCGGCGGGCGCGGTGACGATGCGTACGAGGTCGACAACTCAGCGGATGTCGTCCTCGAAAATGCGAACGCGGGGCTCGACGTCGTACGCACTGTCGTGACCTATACCTTGCCTGAGAACGTCGAAAACCTGGTGCTTGTCAGCTTTACTGCCATCGATGGCACCGGCAACGCGCTCGACAACGTCGTCGCCGGTAATTCGCTCGCGAACGTGCTGAGGGGTGCCGGCGGCAACGACCGGCTCGACGGCGGCGGCGGCGCCGACACTCTGATCGGCGGCCCGGGCAACGACACGTACGAGCTGCTGAGGATTCGGGACACACTGACCGCGCAGACTTTCGGAGGGCAATTCTTTACGTTCGCGCGTCCCGGCGAGGAGATCCTCGTCGAACAAACGAACGAGGGACGGGACACGGTCGTGAGCCGGACCAGTCACACGTTGCGCGCGAACATCGAGGCTCTCGTCCTGACGGACGACGCGCTGCCGGTATGGGCCGGCACGGCGGAGGAGCTGCTCGGACGGAATTCGGCGCTGGAATCGCTGGTCGAGGGCGTCGGCAACGACCTCGCGAACACGCTGAACGGCGGCGCGAAGAACAACAGGCTGAACGGGCTCGGCGGCGCGGATACCCTCTTCGGCGGCGCGGGAGACGACATCATCGACGGTGGCGACGGCAACGACTTCATCGACGGCGGACCAGGCTCCGACTCCATGGACGGCGGTGCGGGCGACGATACCTTCATCGTCGACCGTGAGTCCGACGCGACCTCGGATAGCGGCGGCTTCGACGTGGTACTGAGCTCGACCAGCTACAAGCTCGGCTCCGGCATCGAGAACCTGACGCTGACCGGGAATGCGACTTCGTCCGGCAAAGGCAACGCGGAGAGCAACCTCCTCACCGGCAACGACGCAGCGAATACCCTGTTCGGCGGAACGGGCGGCGTGGACACGCTGCGCGGCGGTGCGGGCGACGACACGTATTACGTCTATACGGGGTTCTTCGACGGCGTTGTCGAGAACTCGAATCAAGGCATCGACACCGTCGTCTCCGAAGGCGATTACACCCTGGGTGCAAACCTGGAAAAGCTCGTCCTGGCGTGGGATAACTCGAAATACGGCATGGCCGGCAGCCGCGGCTGGATCGGGCGCGGCAACGCACTGGACAACGAGATCGTGGGGACCCAAAGCGCCGGCGACACGCTGCTCGGCGAAGGCGGGAACGACCTTCTGAAAGCCGTTTCAGGTGCGAGGCTGGACGGCGGGATCGGCAACGATGTCATGCAAGCTGCCGTCAGCGGCAGCACGCTCACCGACGTGTCCGGCAACAACCTTCTGCACGACGGCGCGGGGTGGAACAGCCTCACCGTGGGTGACGGCAATGATCTGCTCATCGCCGGCCGCGGCGACGATACGATCACCACCGGAGCCGGCCGCGACGTCATCGGGTACAACCGCGGCGACGGTGCCGACGTCGTGAACGCGAGCGCGGGCGCCGATAATACGGTCAGCCTCGGCGGCGGGATTCGTTACGCCGACATGACGCTGAACAAGGTCGTGAACGATCTCGTGCTCGGTCTCGGCGCGGGCGACAGCATCACCTTCAAGGACTGGTATGCCGCACCGGCGAATCGCAGCGTGCTCAACATGCAGTTGATCGCGGAGGCGATGGCGGATTTCAACGCCGCCTCGGCCGATCCGCTGCGCAACCGCAAGGTCGAGACGTTCAACTTCGCCAACATCGCGAACGCGTTCGATGCATCCGGCGTTGCGACCGCATGGGCGCTGACCGATACGCTGCTTCGGCAGCATCTCGCGAGCTCGAGCGACACCGCCGCGATCGGTGCGGATGTCGCCTATCGCTACGGCAGGAGCGGTTCGCTCGCAGGCATGGGGTTCGATCCGGTCGTCGGCATGCTCTCGAACGGCGCGTTCGGCGCGTCGGCGCAGGCGCTGCAGGGCGCCGCCGCGACCGACGTGGGCGCGAAGCGCCTGATGTGAATGTGCGCGACGCGCAAAGAAAAAGCCGGCTCATCGCCGGCTTTTTCTTTGAAGCGGGAGGTTCGCGAATAAAGCTACTCGAGCTCCTCCGGATCGCTCGCCCGCACGCGGTCCCACGCGGCTTCGATGCGGGTGTCGAGATCGTCGACCAGGGACGGCAGCAGGAGCAGCTCGCTGATCATCGTCTCGAGCTCGTCGTCGAGGCCGTCTTCGCCGCCGTGCATCGAGGGGGCGTCATACAGCGTGGTGGCGAGCTCGATCTGCGCATCGAGCTCCGCCGCGCGGCAGATCAGCGAATGGCGGGTTGCGATGAGCGTGGCCAGGTCGTGGGCTTCTTGTGAAAGCATCGGGAGAGCGGCACGACCGACGCGTGCCGTGGGCGAAAGCGCGCAAGGATAGCCGAGAAACGCGGCCGCGAACGCGCCGCGCGCCGGGTGCGCGGGTAAAAATCCCTCTTTTCCTCACAGCAGCGCCGCGATGATCAGCACCAGCACGCCGATGACGG from Burkholderiales bacterium harbors:
- a CDS encoding calcium-binding protein; translated protein: IGAAAINGTGNALANVLTGNAAANVLAGGAGDDTYVVDSAADTVVESAGAGVDLVQTSIDYTLGANLENVTIAGTGAVNVRGNGLANMLRGNAAANTLDGGAGADAMLGAGGDDLYVVDNVADVVTENPDAGADTVRTSVSYALAANVENLTLLDGAVTGAGNGLNNTIVGNSAANTLEGRAGDDTYVIDSAADLVVENPNEGVDTVRTGVTYTLAPNVEKLVLTGSMAADGTGNALNNVLAGNAAANRLAGDRGDDTYLVYDTADTLVERAGEGVDTVESTVTYTLGANVENLTLAGAGAIDGTGNELDNVIAGNAAVNRLTGSAGNDMLDGAAGADSMLGGTGNDIYVVDNAADSVVEKPGEGTDTVRSSIGYTLGADVENLVLTGAAAINGLGNGLANAITGNAAANVLNGAAGDDTLDGGAGADTLTGAAGNDLYVVDNAGDTVVENPNDGVDTVRASITLTLAANVENLALTGTAAIDGKGNDLNNDIGGNDANNTLDGGRGTDTLRGGRGDDAYEVDNSADVVLENANAGLDVVRTVVTYTLPENVENLVLVSFTAIDGTGNALDNVVAGNSLANVLRGAGGNDRLDGGGGADTLIGGPGNDTYELLRIRDTLTAQTFGGQFFTFARPGEEILVEQTNEGRDTVVSRTSHTLRANIEALVLTDDALPVWAGTAEELLGRNSALESLVEGVGNDLANTLNGGAKNNRLNGLGGADTLFGGAGDDIIDGGDGNDFIDGGPGSDSMDGGAGDDTFIVDRESDATSDSGGFDVVLSSTSYKLGSGIENLTLTGNATSSGKGNAESNLLTGNDAANTLFGGTGGVDTLRGGAGDDTYYVYTGFFDGVVENSNQGIDTVVSEGDYTLGANLEKLVLAWDNSKYGMAGSRGWIGRGNALDNEIVGTQSAGDTLLGEGGNDLLKAVSGARLDGGIGNDVMQAAVSGSTLTDVSGNNLLHDGAGWNSLTVGDGNDLLIAGRGDDTITTGAGRDVIGYNRGDGADVVNASAGADNTVSLGGGIRYADMTLNKVVNDLVLGLGAGDSITFKDWYAAPANRSVLNMQLIAEAMADFNAASADPLRNRKVETFNFANIANAFDASGVATAWALTDTLLRQHLASSSDTAAIGADVAYRYGRSGSLAGMGFDPVVGMLSNGAFGASAQALQGAAATDVGAKRLM